TCAGCAAGATCGACATCCCCAATCGCGACGACGCCTTCCTTCGGGAAAAGATGGTGATGATGTACGGAAATGCGGTAAGAAACAAACTACTGATACCCTAATATTGAGACGGTGATGAGAAGATCGATGATCCTGACAGCGGCATTGATGCTTTTCATGCTCCTCTCACGATGCAGTGAGGAGCCGGAGCGACTTGAGGATTACCTGGTCGATATAGCCACACGCGTCAAGGCAGATGAAGGGTGCCGCTACAGGCTGGATAACAATCGTCTGCTGATACCGCGAGAAGGGGAAGAATGCTCCGGCAGCGACAGGCAGAGGGTCATCCTGAACTACAGCTTCCTGAAAGGAGACACGATACGGGTAAACGCTGTCGGAGAGATCTTCACCGACAGCATCCGCAGCGTCGGTTATCCTGAAAAGCTGGGGACCGACCCGGTGAAGATCCAGAGCCTGTGGCTGGGAGGAGGATATCTGAATTTAATCGTTGAAACCGAATACCACAGCCAACCGCACAAGGTAGCACTCTTCCGCGACAACACCACTGGAACGACAGACCTCTGGTTCAGTCACTCCCGCGACGAAGATCCACCCGGTTACCGGAAGAAGATGTATGCCTCCTTCTCACTCGAGGCGCTACAGGGTACAAACAACGGAGATCCCATTTCTTTCCGCCTCTTCATCCAAACCGACAGCGGGATACGCACCTTTCACTTCACCCTGCCGGGATAGGCTCCTCGTCAATGGTGAAATCAATTGGCAAAAGACACTTCACGTTCACCTTCTCTCCATCGTTCTCTCCGGGAACCCAGCGCGGCATCAGTCCCAACACGCGGATAGCCTCGTTGTCGAGTTGCGGATACAACCCCTCAACCACTTCAATGTTGGAGATTGTTCCATCTTTTGCTACAATGAAAGAACAGAGGATACGTCCCTCGATGCCCTGTTGGCGTGCCTCTTTCGGGTAGCGGATGTTATGGGCGATAAACTCAGCCAACCCCTCTTCACCATACTCATATCGTGGCATCTGATCCACGATGGTGAGTATCTCGTTCTGTTCCATGATATCCGGATCGGTCTTGGCATAAGCACGTGCGGTGGCACTCTCGGAGGGACGCGTTCTGACGGGTGCCCTGCGGGCCTGCTTGTTCAGCTTGAAATACATCGGCACGTAACTCTCGGCACGCACGATCTCACCGTTGTGCCGTGCGGGCCGCCAGGGTGGCATCAGCTGGAGTATGCGCAGTGCCTCGGCATCGAGCGACGGATCGGCCCGGTGAATGATGTTGAAGTTGGAGAGCGACCCATCTTTCTCAACCACAAAGGTGTAAACCACCAGCCCCTGGATGTCGCGTTCGGCAGCCTCGGCAGGATAGCTCAACGTATTGGAGATAAAACGATGCATCTCGGCGGTGCCGCCGGTGTACAAAGGCAGAAAATCGGGGTCCTCTACCACATGGTTACTGGCAGATAATGGTGGCTCCTGGGCCATCAACATGGATTGCGTTCCCGTCATGCCGCCAGCCAGCAGGGCTATGGTCAGCAAAAGGGTCATCGAGGGTAACTTCATTGGTTCCTATTGGTCTTTTTATGTAATTCGTTATCGCAGTGCAAAGATAATCAATCCGCACGTTTTACAAAAACCAAACCAAAACTGTAGCTGGATTGCACACGATTTCAATGAAATCGGACAAAGAAACAATCCGGAGCTATATAAATATCGTTTCAAATAGCGTATCTTTGTGCCCTCAAAAGATTGTTTTATGCAAAATATCCGTAATATCGCCATCATTGCCCACGTGGATCATGGCAAGACTACCCTGGTGGACAAAATGCTCATGGCCGGTCACCTCTTCCGCGACAACCAGCAACAGGAAGATCTGTTCCTCGACAACAACGACCTGGAGCGGGAGCGTGGCATCACCATCCTCTCAAAGAACGTATCCATAAGATATAACGACACCAAGATCAACATCATCGACACACCGGGACACGCCGACTTCGGCGGGGAGGTGGAGCGGGTACTCAACATGGCCGACGGCTGCCTGCTGGTGGTCGACGCCTTCGAGGGACCGATGCCCCAGACACGGTTCGTGCTGCAGAAAGCACTCGAAATAGGGCTGAAGCCGGTGCTGGTGATCAACAAGGTGGACAAGCCAAACTGCCGCCCCGAGGAGGTGCAGGAGAAGGTGTTCGACCTGATGTTCAGTCTCGATGCCACTGAGGAACAGCTCGACTTCCCCACCATCTACGGCTCTGCGAAACAGGGGTGGATGTCGGACGACTGGAAGAAACCTTCCGACAACATCCTCCCGTTGCTCGACAGCATCATTCGTCATATCCCCGCCCCTAAGATGCGGGAGGGCACCCCCCAGCTGCTGATCACCTCACTCGACTACTCCAACTACGTAGGACGTATCGCCGTGGGACGCGTGCACCGCGGCACCCTTCTCTCCGGCAAGGATTATGCCCTCTGCAAAAGGGACGGCAGCATCAAGAAGACAAGAATCAAGGAACTGAACCTGTTCGAGGGACTGGGCCGGGCGAAGGTGGAATCGGTGAGCTCGGGCGACATCTGTGCCCTGATCGGCATTGACGGCTTCGAGATTGGCGACAGCATCACCGACCTGGAGAAGCCGGAGCCACTCGATCCGATTGCGATCGATGAACCCACCATGTCGATGCTCTTCACCATCAACAACTCACCCTTCTACGGTCAGGATGGCAAGTTTGTCACCTCCCGTCATATCTACGACCGCCTGTTGCGGGAGCTGGACAAGAACCTGGCTCTGCGGGTAGAGGAGACCGGCAATGCCGACTCCTGGATTGTCTTTGGTCGTGGCGTGCTGCACCTCTCGGTGCTAATCGAGACCATGCGTCGCGAAGGATATGAGCTGCAGGTAGGGCAGCCACAGGTAATCATCAAGCAGATCGGCGGCGAGGATTGCGAGCCGGTGGAGCAGTTGACAGTAAACCTACCGGAAGAGTCGGCCAGTAAGGTGATCGACATCATCACCCGCCGCAAAGGAGAGATGCTCTCGATGGAGAGCAAGGGAGAGCGCATGCACATGGAGTTCACCATCCCCTCACGCGGCATCATCGGTCTCAACAACTACGTGCTCACCCTCTCCGCCGGAGAGGCGATCATGGCACACCGCTTCCTGGAGTACCAGCCCTGGAAGGGGAACATCGAGAAGCGGCAGAACGGCTCCATCATTGCCGGCGAGGGGGGTAACGCCTATGCCTATGCACTCGACAAGCTGCAGGACCGCGGCCGTTTCTTCATCGAGCCCCAGACCGATGTATACCAGGGACAGGTGGTGGGTGAACACAGCAAAGAGGGCGACCTGGTGGTGAACGTTACCAAGTCGAAGAAGCTGACCAACGTACGGGCATCCGGTACAGACGACAAGGCACAGCTGGCCCCGCCTGTTGTCTTCAGCCTGGAGGAGGCTCTCGAATATATCAAGGAGGATGAATATGTGGAGGTGACCCCTCACTTCATGCGTATCCGCAAGATATTGCTCGACGAGACCGAGCGCAAGCGTGCTTCGAAGAAAGGATAAGAAAAAAGAGCATGCCGCCCGCATCTGAAATCAGATGGGCGGCATGAAAGAACAAGCGTCTGTTGCCAAGTGCAACGACGCTTTTTTATTTTATCAGGTTGATAAACTCCTCGCGGGTTTTCTGTTCCCCGAAGACACCGGTGAAGTCAGATGTGGTGGTGATGGAATGTTGCTTCTCCACACCACGCATCTGCATACACATGTGCTGTGCTTCTATCACCACCATCACCCCCATTGGGTTGAGGGTTTTCTGGATGCACTCCTTGATCTGGGTGGTGAGGCGCTCCTGTACCTGCAGGCGACGGGCAAAGACATCCACCACACGGGCAATCTTGCTCAGTCCGGTAATGTATCCATTGGGAATGTAAGCCACATGAGCCTTCCCGAAAAATGGCAGCATGTGATGCTCGCACATGGAGAAGAGATCGATATCCTTCACAATCACCATCTGCCGATAGTTCTCCCTGAAAAGGGCGGAGCGGAGGATCTCCTCCGGATCCTGCCAGTAACCCCTGGTAAGGTACTGCATTGCCTTGGCCACTCGTTGTGGCGTCTTCACCAGTCCCTCGCGATCAGTATCCTCTCCCAGCAAGGTGAGGATCTCCTGCATGTGATCCGCTATCAGGTTGCGGTTCTTTTCTATTTCTTCTGATGACATCTGATTTCTTTGTTGTAGGCTTTTCTTATTCTTCGCCCGAGGGGGTACTGTGTACCGGTATCTTAACCTCGTCCACCACGATATACATCTCCCTTCCGAAGGAGGGAAATGCCCTGCGTATCTCCTGCATCACCTCTTCAGCCTCTCCACGCTTTTCGAAGTTCCCCACCCGCAACCTCCAGAAGGGAGTATCAAACATCACCACCGTCTCATGCTGCGGAAATGCATTGTGAATCAGTTGCTGCTTGCGTGTGGCTTCGTTGCGTGAGGTGCGTTGGTTGTTGCCTGAGAAAGCCTGTATCTTGTAACCCCGCATCTTGTAATATTGCGTCGACCCGTCGGCAGAGGTATAAACAGGTCGTGTGGGTGCCATGGAGCGTCCCAGCACACCGCTGATACGTTCATCTTCGTAGACCCTCACGTGTCCCTTGCCGGGCTGATCACTGTTTAGCTCCTGAAGAATCTGATTCTTGGGAGATGTCTGTTGACCGTAGAGTGTGGTTGTCAGGAGTGACATCAACAGAAAAGAGAGGATAATGGGCAATCGCTGCATCACTTTTTTCTGCAAAGGTAAAGAATTACCACAGATTCGGTCTGAATCTGTGGTAAAAAACTGTTAACGGCTTAAAATGCCTCAATGATCGGCATGAACTTGTCTACACCCAGTGAGGCACCGCCAATAAGGCCGCCATCCACGTCGGGGTTCGAGAAGAGTTCCTTCGCATTGGAAGCATTGCAGCTGCCACCGTAAAGGATAGAGGTGTTATCTGCCACCTCAGCACCATACTTCTCGGTGAGGGTGCTGCGAATGAAGGCATGCATCTCCTGTGCCTGCGCGGCAGAGGCAGTCTTGCCGGTACCAATCGCCCATACCGGCTCATAGGCCAGCACAATCTTGCCGAAATCCTCGGCGGAGAGATCAAACAAGGAGGCTTCGATCTGTGATTTCACCACCTCAAAATGTTTTTCCGATTCTCTCTCTTCCAATACCTCACCAATGCAGAAGATGGGGGTCAGGCCGTTGGCAAGCGCCAGCAACACTTTCTCCTTGAGGATCTGCGGTGTCTCGTGGTAATAGGCGCGACGTTCGCTGTGTCCCAGGATCACATAGTTGGCACCGGTAGATGCTATCATCTCGGCCGACACCTCACCGGTATAGGCTCCGGAGGCCTTGTCGGCACAATTCTGTGCGGCAACGCCTATAGGGCTGCCGGCAACTGTTTCCACTACTCCGGCAAGGTGAATAAATGGAGTTCCTACAACCACGTCGCAGTTCAACAACTTACCCTTCAGGGCATCATTCAGTTCCTTGGCCAATGCCACTCCTTCCTGCAGGTTCTTGTTCATCTTCCAGTTTCCTGCCACAATGTTTTTTCTCATATTCTTACTTTTATCAATACTTCGGTAAATATTCAATTAACTAATTAAAATTCAATGATTTACGCAACATAGTTTAACATAAAAAAGATGGTTAAGCAGCTGATTATCAGTATCTTTATAGCTGATGAAAGCCTAATAAAGATGGATAAAACCAGCATACTTAACCAATATAGAGGTATCTGTAGTGATGTTCTTGGTGAACTAACTGCGAAGTTAAACAAAAGTTTCAAATCATTCCTTATGGAGACGCTAATTTTGTATCTGGTCATTCCCGGCAGGATTAATTTCCTACAATTGGGGAGATATGGCAAGTCGTGTGAACAGCGATTTCGCCAGAACTTCTCGAAGGATTTTGATTGGCTGGAGTTTAACTTGTCTTTGTCTGATAGGGTATTAACCGGAGATCGCAAGGCAATTGCCATTGATCCCAGTTATATAACCAAATCAGGAAAGAATACCCCTTGGATTGGTTACTTCTGGTCGGGTGCAGCCGGTCAGGCGAAAAGAGGTTTGGAAATCCTGGGAGTGGGCCTTATAGACGTCGACAACAAGGATTGTATCAGTCTACAGGCCGTTCAGACTCCGGACCGTCAAACCCTGGAGAGTCGTGATGCCAACCTGATTGACTGGTACCTGCTGGTCATTAAATCGATGCGGGATAAACTCCATCGGACAAGCCGTTACGTGGTTGCCGATGCCTACTTCGCAAAGAACAACTTTGTTACGGGTCTGCAAGAGATGAAATTTGATCTGGTCAGCCGTTTCAGGGATGATGCCGCACTTTATTATCCAACACTGCAGAAACCAACGGGCAAGAAAGGCAGGCCTAAACTCTACGACGGAAAGATTGATATGGCCAACCTGGATACAACCAGAGTGCAAAAGATCAATGTTGATAACGGTGATCTCTACACCTTGGTAGCCTATTCCAAATCACTTAAACAGATGGTCAGGCTTGTCGTCTGGTATTCCAAAGATGGGAAAAAGCCAAAACTGTTCTTCTCTACCAATCCTAAGATGAGTGGAAAAGATGTTATAGAATTTTACCGCACCCGTTTTCAGATCGAGTTTTGCTTCAGGGATGCAAAAGGCTTCACCGGACTGATGCAATCGCAGGCAAGGGATGTAGCAAAGCTATCGTTCAACTTTAATGCATCTCTTACCTCAGTCAACCTGGCAAAGGTGTTGGCAAAGGAGAGAGGCATCCCCTTTTCGATGGCATCATGTAAAACGATGATACACAACGCTTATCTGCTTGAACGATTTATTTGCGTGTCTGGCATTAAACCGAACAGAAGATTAAATGATAAACTTGTCAAAGAACTCATTGAGTTTGCAGCAATTGCTGCGTGACTCGAAACTATATTTTTAACGAACTATTGTTTTATTAAAATGTTACAAATCACAATTCTGTTTCATATCAATCACACGCTGTCCTGACTTCGTTTTCCAGCAGCAACGCTTTTTCGCTCCACTCCCTTAAGGAAGAGCAAGGGCAGCAGCAGGAGAAGTGAGATCAGCAACAGACGCATGATGTTCCTTGTTTGCATGGTGCCTTGTTGCACCATCTCAGATTCTTCCATGGAGAGACCCTTGGGCAACGGATCTGGCAAAAGGCTGTCGTCCCACTTATTGATGACAACTCCCTCCCTTAGAAGCATCAACCCCGGATTAGAGCGCACCATCGTCTTCAGTACCTTTTCATCACCGTTGGCAAACCGGAAACCGGTACGTTGCTGCTCCTCCCAGCTTGCGATGACCTCCGAAGGTGAAGAGGTGACCAGGTAAAAGGGATAACCCCTCTCTTCTGCAAATTGATGCAGGGCTTTAAACTGATCCAGGTGACGTTGTTCCATCTCCCCGAGCGAATAGGTGATCATCAGGAAGAGCCATTCCTTTTCCTGCAAAAGCTCCCGGGTCATGTCACCCCCGGCATTCATTGAGCCGTTCATCTCATCCCGCTGAATCAATGTCAGGACGAAGTCTTCGATGGCAGGCTTCGAGCCTTCACGCACCAAACGGTTGCGCATATCCACGTAGTGCCAGGTGCTATCATTCCAGGGGTAATTCTCTTCCGTGAACTCCTTCTCCACCCCATCCTTCTGGTAAATGAAGATCGTCTCATAGAGATCTGCCAGCTCCGGTTCCACCTCCATCTGCTCCGGGATGGAAGCGCCAATATGAAAAGGGCGGAAGTCGAACAGCGGCAACCGGTTAAGGTTGTGCAGTGTAAACAGCAATCCATACAGCACGATGAAACCGGCAGCGAGGGGTGCCATCCGTCGTCCGAAGAGCGGACCGATCTTCTTCTGATTGAAGAGGAGCAGCAGCAATGCTGCCGATAACACCAGGTTCTTCCAGAAGGTCTCCCAGTTGCTGATCTTGATGGCATCACCAAAGCAACCGCAATCCTCCACCGGATTGGCAAGTGCAATCCAGAGTGTCAACGGGGTGAAGAAGAGCAAAAAAAGGAGAATCAGTCGCAATGTTCCTTTGCGGTACAATCCGAGCAACAGCAACATACCCAGTGTGAACTCACCCACCACCATCACCAGGGAGAGGGGTAACGAGAGCAACATCAGC
This genomic window from Dysgonomonadaceae bacterium zrk40 contains:
- a CDS encoding energy transducer TonB, translated to MKLPSMTLLLTIALLAGGMTGTQSMLMAQEPPLSASNHVVEDPDFLPLYTGGTAEMHRFISNTLSYPAEAAERDIQGLVVYTFVVEKDGSLSNFNIIHRADPSLDAEALRILQLMPPWRPARHNGEIVRAESYVPMYFKLNKQARRAPVRTRPSESATARAYAKTDPDIMEQNEILTIVDQMPRYEYGEEGLAEFIAHNIRYPKEARQQGIEGRILCSFIVAKDGTISNIEVVEGLYPQLDNEAIRVLGLMPRWVPGENDGEKVNVKCLLPIDFTIDEEPIPAG
- the typA gene encoding translational GTPase TypA gives rise to the protein MQNIRNIAIIAHVDHGKTTLVDKMLMAGHLFRDNQQQEDLFLDNNDLERERGITILSKNVSIRYNDTKINIIDTPGHADFGGEVERVLNMADGCLLVVDAFEGPMPQTRFVLQKALEIGLKPVLVINKVDKPNCRPEEVQEKVFDLMFSLDATEEQLDFPTIYGSAKQGWMSDDWKKPSDNILPLLDSIIRHIPAPKMREGTPQLLITSLDYSNYVGRIAVGRVHRGTLLSGKDYALCKRDGSIKKTRIKELNLFEGLGRAKVESVSSGDICALIGIDGFEIGDSITDLEKPEPLDPIAIDEPTMSMLFTINNSPFYGQDGKFVTSRHIYDRLLRELDKNLALRVEETGNADSWIVFGRGVLHLSVLIETMRREGYELQVGQPQVIIKQIGGEDCEPVEQLTVNLPEESASKVIDIITRRKGEMLSMESKGERMHMEFTIPSRGIIGLNNYVLTLSAGEAIMAHRFLEYQPWKGNIEKRQNGSIIAGEGGNAYAYALDKLQDRGRFFIEPQTDVYQGQVVGEHSKEGDLVVNVTKSKKLTNVRASGTDDKAQLAPPVVFSLEEALEYIKEDEYVEVTPHFMRIRKILLDETERKRASKKG
- a CDS encoding transposase, with the translated sequence MDKTSILNQYRGICSDVLGELTAKLNKSFKSFLMETLILYLVIPGRINFLQLGRYGKSCEQRFRQNFSKDFDWLEFNLSLSDRVLTGDRKAIAIDPSYITKSGKNTPWIGYFWSGAAGQAKRGLEILGVGLIDVDNKDCISLQAVQTPDRQTLESRDANLIDWYLLVIKSMRDKLHRTSRYVVADAYFAKNNFVTGLQEMKFDLVSRFRDDAALYYPTLQKPTGKKGRPKLYDGKIDMANLDTTRVQKINVDNGDLYTLVAYSKSLKQMVRLVVWYSKDGKKPKLFFSTNPKMSGKDVIEFYRTRFQIEFCFRDAKGFTGLMQSQARDVAKLSFNFNASLTSVNLAKVLAKERGIPFSMASCKTMIHNAYLLERFICVSGIKPNRRLNDKLVKELIEFAAIAA
- the folE gene encoding GTP cyclohydrolase I FolE — protein: MSSEEIEKNRNLIADHMQEILTLLGEDTDREGLVKTPQRVAKAMQYLTRGYWQDPEEILRSALFRENYRQMVIVKDIDLFSMCEHHMLPFFGKAHVAYIPNGYITGLSKIARVVDVFARRLQVQERLTTQIKECIQKTLNPMGVMVVIEAQHMCMQMRGVEKQHSITTTSDFTGVFGEQKTREEFINLIK
- a CDS encoding SPOR domain-containing protein gives rise to the protein MQRLPIILSFLLMSLLTTTLYGQQTSPKNQILQELNSDQPGKGHVRVYEDERISGVLGRSMAPTRPVYTSADGSTQYYKMRGYKIQAFSGNNQRTSRNEATRKQQLIHNAFPQHETVVMFDTPFWRLRVGNFEKRGEAEEVMQEIRRAFPSFGREMYIVVDEVKIPVHSTPSGEE
- a CDS encoding triose-phosphate isomerase, whose translation is MRKNIVAGNWKMNKNLQEGVALAKELNDALKGKLLNCDVVVGTPFIHLAGVVETVAGSPIGVAAQNCADKASGAYTGEVSAEMIASTGANYVILGHSERRAYYHETPQILKEKVLLALANGLTPIFCIGEVLEERESEKHFEVVKSQIEASLFDLSAEDFGKIVLAYEPVWAIGTGKTASAAQAQEMHAFIRSTLTEKYGAEVADNTSILYGGSCNASNAKELFSNPDVDGGLIGGASLGVDKFMPIIEAF